The Fimbriimonadaceae bacterium nucleotide sequence AATCTCCAACTTTACGGTATACGGTGATGCTCGAAAAAGCCGACGCCCGAGCTTTACGGAGGCCGCACCTTATGAGAAGGGTGAACTTCTTTTTGCCAGGTTTGTCGAGGAGTTAAAGTCTTTGGGGCACCGGGTTGAAACGGGAGTGTTTGGAGCCGATATGAAGGTGAAATTGACCAATGACGGGCCCGTAACTATCCTGCTAGAGGTGGAGCCGGGTCCTGCTTGAACCTGGGCAGGGAACCGATCCACGTACAGACTGCGTCCTAAATCACGTATTATCCTAGTGGGACCTTGCGCGAATGAGCGTAACCGGAGGCTTTCTTTGACGTCAGACCAGCAAGAAAAAGATAAGGTGGAAGATCTTGTGACTGGCCTGACTGCAACAGAATACGCACCAAGAACACATAGCATCGGAATTGACCGCGACAGCGATGAAGGTCTTGTAATGCGTGCCAAGAATGGCGACTTCGATGCGTTTGAGCGACTGTTCGAGCGTCACCGGACGATGGTCTTCCGTTTTACCTACCAGATGGTGCCCCGGCGCGATGATGCCGAAGATTTAGTACAAGAGGCGTTTGTCAGGGCTTATCAGAACCTCCCGCGATACCGCGACGAGGCGAAGTTTACGACCTGGCTGCTGCGTATCGTGATGAATCTGTGCACCGATCAGGCACGAATGTCGACCCGACGTCAGGCTTTGGAGCAGCAGGAGGCTTCAGGAGCGCTCGGATGGATGACACAGAACATCGCCGATGACCCGGTGGACAACCTTGCCGCCGATGAGAGGGTGCTCGCTTTACGCAAGGCCCTGAACGCCCTTCCGGACCACCACCGGAACGTGATCATTTTACGAGACATACAGGAAAAAGAATATTCGGAGATCGCGGAGATTTTGGACTGCACCGTAGGGGGCGCCAAACTTCGCGTTTTACGGGCTCGTCGAGCATTGCGCGACCGTGTTGCGCCTTTGCTCGGGGATGAAAAGCCATGAAAAACAACAACGAGAGCAAGTGGATTGAATACGCATTCGGAGAACTCGATTCAAGCGAGGCCGAACTGTTGCGCCAAGAGCTTGCCAAGGACACCGAAGCGGAGAAGTTTGTCTCCGATTTCGAGGCGCTGCGAAGAGACCTCAAGCAGCTTAATGAAGTGCCGGATCACCAGCTTTCTACCGAGCGACTTCGTCACGCCATTCTCAATAAGGGTTTGAACAGGCCGAAGAAGAAAGCAGGCTGGCTCTCCTGGGTTTGGATGCCCGGCACAGCCGCAGCCCTCACCTTTGCAACACTTTTTGTTATGAACCGTGGGGGAGACCCCAATGTGATTCTTCCTTCGGGAGGTTCGCTCGTGGTAAACACACCCGCGCGGTCGTTTGAGCTCCTCAAGGATCCGGCGATGTCGGCCCTTCAGGGTATTGCGATGAGTCAGAAGGAGAAGCCAGAAGGCATCATCTCCGAGACAACCATTGCCATGAGAACGCCAGAACAGCCGCAGAGTAGAGCCCCACGAGGCAAGCGCAACACCAGCAAGAAGGCAACGATCGTCTTGGCAGGAATTGAGAGCGCGATCTTGAATAAGACAGCAACGCTCGATGAGAGCCCAACGCCAGCGGGCGGTGCAGCCGCTCGTGGCTCACACATGACGACCTTGGTAGAACCGATGCCAATGTCCGCGTCAGAACCGATTATCCTTATCACGCCGGAGAACGACTCGAAGACGGGCGCTCGTAAGGCGGTAGAGCAGAGTTCAAGCAGCAATGTTAGCATCAGTGGTTAGTACTTTAATGCTTGCGACGGCCCTTACAGGGTCGCAAAAGCAGCTCACTCAGGCTGAGCAAAGCGCCTGGAACGTGATCCGTTCATCGACCGTGATGGTCATGGACGGTACGGTTCCGCGCGGAGTTGCCGCTTGCATCAACGAAGAGGGCTACTTTATCGCCCACCGATCTGCTGTCCGTTTTCCACTCCTTTTTGCCCAAACCAGCGCTGGGGCAAATGTGGAGTTGGAAGTGATCTCCGTTGATGAGCCCACACAGCTCGCTCTTCTTGTTTTGAAGCAAAAGGGTGTCGCTGCGGGCTTTAAGCCGGTACGAGCGATGGTGGAGGATAAACGAGCAGGAGTCTCTTTGCTTGCCGTTCTCACGTCGGGCCCGGTTCGAGCAGAACTTGTCTCTAAGGAACGAGTTGGGATTATCAATCCGACCAGGCGAATGTTCACACTCAGCGAAATTCGGTTTGAGGCTTCCCAGCAGCGGATTGCTGGCGCACTTGTTTTTACATCTGACGCCGAGCTTGTTGGGGTCGTCGGTGCGACGCTCTCCGATAACGAAGTCATCAACCAGGACAACGCCATCGGGAACGCTTTTGGCGGTGGCGGCGGGGGTACCGGCGTAAACGTGAAGGGAGTCAGCATCAATCAATACGGTCCGGGCGAACTCACAGTGGCCTACTCTGTGGCGCCAAATATCCTTGAGCGCGTGATTGAAGGGTTCTTGTCGCCCAGCCACAAGCCCGCTCATCCGGCGATAGGGATTGTCTGCAACAACGCTAAGGACGCGGGTGCGCAGATCACTGAAGTCACGCGTGGATCGGTTGCCGAAGCAGGTGGCTTGCGCCGTGGCGATATCATTACCGAGATCGGTGGTGAACCGATCAAGGATCAATTTGCCTTTGCAAAGGTGATGCAAAAGCAGGCCGTTGGCTCAAAGGT carries:
- a CDS encoding sigma-70 family RNA polymerase sigma factor, whose amino-acid sequence is MTGLTATEYAPRTHSIGIDRDSDEGLVMRAKNGDFDAFERLFERHRTMVFRFTYQMVPRRDDAEDLVQEAFVRAYQNLPRYRDEAKFTTWLLRIVMNLCTDQARMSTRRQALEQQEASGALGWMTQNIADDPVDNLAADERVLALRKALNALPDHHRNVIILRDIQEKEYSEIAEILDCTVGGAKLRVLRARRALRDRVAPLLGDEKP
- the dtd gene encoding D-tyrosyl-tRNA(Tyr) deacylase produces the protein MKAVVQRVLEAQVDVEGKTVGQIGKGLLVLCAAHANDTEREANKLADKVSGLRIFNDADGKMNLALRDVGEPVGILAISNFTVYGDARKSRRPSFTEAAPYEKGELLFARFVEELKSLGHRVETGVFGADMKVKLTNDGPVTILLEVEPGPA
- a CDS encoding PDZ domain-containing protein produces the protein MLATALTGSQKQLTQAEQSAWNVIRSSTVMVMDGTVPRGVAACINEEGYFIAHRSAVRFPLLFAQTSAGANVELEVISVDEPTQLALLVLKQKGVAAGFKPVRAMVEDKRAGVSLLAVLTSGPVRAELVSKERVGIINPTRRMFTLSEIRFEASQQRIAGALVFTSDAELVGVVGATLSDNEVINQDNAIGNAFGGGGGGTGVNVKGVSINQYGPGELTVAYSVAPNILERVIEGFLSPSHKPAHPAIGIVCNNAKDAGAQITEVTRGSVAEAGGLRRGDIITEIGGEPIKDQFAFAKVMQKQAVGSKVTFKIRRSNAELKLEITIGQG